A single window of Tolypothrix sp. NIES-4075 DNA harbors:
- the queA gene encoding tRNA preQ1(34) S-adenosylmethionine ribosyltransferase-isomerase QueA yields the protein MYQQPTLTNMNSTFSQEGENIELDRSLAGYDYELPQELIAQNPALPRDTSRLLLVNSPSTGKYSAPLDHIFRDLPELLHSGDLLVMNNTRVLAARLYGRKSTGAEIEVLLLEERKNNCWLALVKPGKRFKVGASIVFEARGVGEWGSGGVERQGRQEEISSPAPPAFHPPLSPSSLTATVLETDEATGGRLLQFDLPEGVSLVELLDVFGEVPLPPYITQSKAESEQYQTVYAQHPGAIAAPTAGLHFTPELLQRLRDRGINQAFVTLHVGVGTFRPVEVENVSTHKMHEEWISVPPETVEQIRATKASGGRIIAVGTTVTRALEGAAKSGNLQPFSGKTDLFIYPGYSFRVVDGLITNFHLPRSSLLMLVSALIGRERLLNIYQQAIASQYRFYSFGDAMLILPEARD from the coding sequence ATGTACCAGCAACCCACACTAACCAATATGAATTCAACTTTTAGCCAGGAAGGAGAAAACATTGAATTAGATCGTTCATTAGCTGGGTATGACTATGAATTACCTCAAGAACTGATTGCTCAAAATCCAGCACTTCCTAGAGATACCTCCCGGCTTTTATTAGTAAATTCTCCTAGCACAGGCAAATATTCAGCACCCTTAGACCACATATTCCGTGATTTACCGGAACTATTACACTCAGGGGATTTGCTAGTCATGAATAATACGCGGGTTCTGGCAGCGCGGTTGTATGGTCGTAAATCCACTGGCGCAGAAATAGAAGTATTGTTATTAGAAGAACGAAAAAACAACTGTTGGTTAGCTTTAGTCAAGCCTGGAAAACGCTTCAAAGTCGGTGCTTCGATTGTTTTTGAAGCAAGGGGAGTGGGGGAGTGGGGGAGTGGGGGAGTGGAAAGACAAGGGAGACAAGAAGAAATTTCTTCCCCAGCTCCCCCAGCTTTCCATCCCCCCCTCTCCCCCTCTTCCCTTACTGCTACGGTTCTGGAGACGGATGAAGCAACTGGGGGACGTTTGTTGCAATTTGATTTGCCGGAGGGAGTTTCTTTAGTGGAATTGTTGGATGTGTTTGGTGAAGTACCTTTGCCACCTTACATTACACAATCCAAAGCTGAAAGCGAACAATATCAAACAGTTTATGCTCAACATCCAGGAGCGATCGCAGCTCCGACAGCTGGGCTACATTTTACACCGGAATTATTGCAGCGTTTGCGCGATCGCGGCATTAATCAAGCTTTTGTGACTTTGCATGTAGGCGTAGGTACATTTCGTCCAGTGGAAGTGGAGAATGTTAGTACTCACAAAATGCATGAAGAATGGATTTCAGTCCCCCCGGAAACAGTAGAGCAAATTCGCGCTACCAAAGCATCCGGCGGACGGATTATTGCTGTGGGAACAACAGTAACCCGTGCTTTAGAAGGAGCGGCTAAATCTGGCAATTTGCAGCCATTTTCTGGTAAAACAGACTTATTTATTTATCCAGGCTACTCATTTCGAGTGGTTGATGGTTTGATTACCAATTTTCATTTGCCGCGTTCTAGTTTACTGATGCTGGTGAGTGCTTTAATCGGTCGGGAAAGATTGTTAAATATATATCAGCAAGCGATCGCTTCTCAATATCGCTTTTATTCCTTCGGTGATGCAATGCTAATTTTGCCGGAAGCAAGAGATTAG
- a CDS encoding potassium channel family protein — protein sequence MNLSSLGFFRSLRRDNRQFAVIGLGRFGRSVCSTLHKLGYQVLATDINEKRVSDALTEQLVGHALQLDSTEPAALKEAGVFEFDTVIVAIGNYVQESIITTLNVKEGGVPHVVAKASSEVHCKLLQRVGADHVVFPEFEAGSALARSLTKPSILDRFDLDPDNSIVEIIVPDEFHGKTIAEVQLRNRYGLNLLAMSHNGKFIINPDPTKYLERGSAIVVIGCNKDINRLPI from the coding sequence GTGAATTTGTCATCGTTAGGTTTTTTTCGCAGTCTACGTCGCGATAACCGCCAATTTGCCGTAATTGGCTTAGGTCGCTTTGGTCGCTCGGTATGTTCTACGCTACATAAACTAGGCTATCAAGTACTGGCAACAGATATTAATGAAAAGCGGGTATCCGACGCATTGACAGAACAGCTAGTTGGTCATGCTTTGCAATTAGACTCAACAGAACCAGCAGCATTGAAAGAAGCTGGAGTTTTTGAATTTGATACGGTAATTGTGGCAATTGGAAACTACGTTCAAGAAAGTATTATCACCACGCTAAACGTCAAGGAGGGTGGTGTACCTCACGTAGTAGCCAAAGCCTCTAGTGAAGTTCACTGCAAGCTGTTGCAACGTGTGGGGGCAGATCACGTTGTATTTCCGGAGTTTGAGGCAGGTTCTGCATTAGCGCGATCGCTCACCAAGCCTTCAATCCTAGATAGATTTGACCTTGACCCAGATAACAGCATTGTCGAAATTATTGTACCTGATGAATTTCATGGTAAAACTATCGCCGAAGTTCAACTTCGTAACCGCTATGGGTTGAATTTGCTGGCAATGAGTCACAATGGTAAATTTATCATTAATCCTGACCCAACTAAGTATCTAGAGCGCGGTTCAGCAATAGTAGTTATTGGCTGCAACAAAGATATTAATCGTTTGCCAATTTAG
- a CDS encoding tetratricopeptide repeat protein has translation MFKKYQLCQWFLYTSKMVLFSSSAFLLLVTSTFSELPGNKLLAQENVVTQDLEAASYYQQGVMRYNRNDLLSAEYAFRQALQRDPNLGLARNYLGNIFLQQNRLEAAVQEYAEAIRMNPNLGEAYYNLALALQKQGQKEAAITAYRQALVIEPTMVAAHYNLGLALYEQGQLKEAIAEYQQAINFDSSNANAYFNLAIALQQQGEIPQAIAAYRQAVQLNPKNASAYSNLGSLLASQGQASEAVTAYKQALNQNPKNALAYYNLGVTFYNQGDINKANAAFKRARNEYRELGNLPEANKVEQLMLQIAQKKTQPEVTQTSTPSETPTSINNQETPNQPETPPTETQSNPGDVPISVEQQPTLPPEMPNLPQTPLETPANLGGKG, from the coding sequence ATGTTTAAAAAATATCAACTTTGTCAGTGGTTTCTTTACACCTCCAAGATGGTGCTGTTTTCTTCCTCTGCGTTTTTGCTGCTTGTGACATCAACGTTTAGTGAGTTACCAGGAAACAAGCTGCTTGCCCAGGAAAATGTTGTCACTCAGGATTTAGAAGCAGCTAGTTACTACCAGCAGGGAGTGATGCGCTATAACCGCAATGATTTACTGAGTGCTGAATATGCCTTTCGGCAAGCGTTGCAGCGAGATCCAAATTTGGGGCTGGCACGCAATTACTTGGGTAATATTTTTTTACAGCAAAATCGCTTGGAAGCTGCGGTGCAAGAGTATGCAGAAGCGATTAGGATGAATCCTAATTTGGGCGAGGCATATTATAACTTAGCTTTAGCCTTGCAAAAACAAGGACAAAAAGAAGCGGCAATTACTGCTTATCGCCAAGCGTTGGTGATAGAGCCAACAATGGTAGCAGCGCATTATAACTTGGGATTGGCACTGTATGAACAAGGTCAGCTAAAAGAAGCGATCGCCGAATATCAGCAAGCAATAAATTTTGATAGTAGTAATGCCAATGCATATTTTAATTTAGCGATCGCCTTACAACAGCAAGGTGAAATACCGCAAGCGATCGCCGCTTATCGTCAAGCGGTGCAACTAAATCCTAAGAATGCCAGCGCTTACTCTAACCTGGGAAGTCTGCTAGCTAGTCAAGGTCAAGCTTCAGAAGCTGTTACCGCTTACAAGCAAGCACTTAATCAAAATCCTAAGAATGCTTTAGCTTATTATAACTTGGGAGTAACTTTTTACAATCAAGGCGATATTAACAAAGCTAATGCAGCATTTAAACGCGCTCGCAATGAATACCGGGAATTGGGAAACCTTCCAGAGGCTAATAAAGTTGAGCAACTAATGCTGCAAATTGCCCAAAAGAAAACCCAACCTGAAGTTACTCAAACTTCAACTCCTTCAGAAACACCAACTTCTATTAACAATCAAGAAACACCAAATCAACCAGAAACTCCTCCAACCGAAACACAAAGCAATCCTGGGGATGTACCAATTTCAGTAGAACAACAGCCCACCTTGCCGCCAGAAATGCCAAATCTACCACAAACCCCTCTAGAAACTCCTGCGAACCTGGGTGGGAAGGGGTAA
- a CDS encoding pentapeptide repeat-containing protein, with protein sequence MNSIDSDRLTIAFTKSPTQLGLQGKTVNRIWASILSLLFWLSVLIAASLYSAPNAFALEYNKEILIEADFSGRDLTDSSFTKANLRSSNFSHSNLRGVSFFAANLESVNLEGADLSNATLDSARLIKANLTNAVLEGAFAASARFDGAIIDGADFTDVLLRRDEQNKLCKIAKGTNPTTGRNTRDTLFCS encoded by the coding sequence ATGAATTCTATAGACAGCGATCGCTTAACAATTGCTTTTACGAAATCCCCAACTCAGCTAGGGTTGCAGGGTAAAACAGTAAATCGCATTTGGGCAAGCATACTCAGTTTATTGTTTTGGCTATCAGTTTTGATCGCGGCATCTTTATATTCTGCCCCAAACGCTTTTGCGCTGGAATATAACAAAGAAATTCTGATCGAAGCTGATTTCTCAGGACGTGATTTAACAGATTCTAGCTTTACTAAAGCTAATCTTCGCTCTAGCAACTTTAGCCATTCTAATTTGCGCGGTGTCAGCTTTTTTGCGGCAAATCTAGAGTCGGTAAATTTAGAGGGTGCCGATCTCTCAAATGCGACTCTAGACTCAGCTCGTTTGATAAAAGCGAATTTGACAAATGCAGTATTAGAAGGTGCTTTTGCTGCTAGCGCTAGGTTTGATGGTGCGATTATTGACGGGGCAGATTTTACTGATGTGCTGCTGCGTCGGGATGAGCAAAACAAACTTTGCAAAATCGCTAAAGGTACAAATCCCACAACGGGACGCAATACCCGCGATACTTTGTTTTGTTCGTAA
- a CDS encoding YraN family protein produces MANRTSSHYPDIGTLGEDLVAQWLQSTGWIVLHRRFSCRWGEIDIIAQFEDGKPDNSMLAFIEVKTRSSLNWDAGGRSAITRQKQAKLFSTAQMFLSEYPEKADYPCRFDVAIVQCERISKKLRAVIASCEVLASSEYGVYHLTLQEYIPAAFDVNDAGYNS; encoded by the coding sequence ATGGCGAATCGGACTTCATCTCATTATCCCGATATCGGTACTTTAGGAGAAGACCTAGTAGCGCAATGGTTACAATCTACAGGTTGGATTGTTCTGCATCGTCGCTTTTCTTGTCGTTGGGGAGAAATTGACATCATTGCCCAATTTGAAGACGGGAAACCAGATAACTCGATGCTGGCATTTATTGAAGTCAAAACTCGCAGTTCGCTTAATTGGGATGCAGGGGGAAGAAGCGCTATCACCCGACAAAAGCAAGCAAAACTCTTTAGTACAGCGCAGATGTTTTTATCAGAGTATCCTGAGAAAGCGGATTATCCTTGCCGATTTGATGTTGCTATAGTACAATGTGAGCGAATCTCAAAAAAACTGCGTGCGGTTATAGCTAGCTGCGAAGTTCTAGCTAGTTCCGAATATGGGGTATATCACTTAACGCTGCAAGAATACATTCCCGCAGCTTTCGATGTCAATGACGCTGGCTACAATAGCTAA